In Mesoplodon densirostris isolate mMesDen1 chromosome 5, mMesDen1 primary haplotype, whole genome shotgun sequence, a single window of DNA contains:
- the LOC132490546 gene encoding proline-rich protein 23C-like yields the protein MGSRSRSPSAYPADWWGPQTEGPGPAKRRRTEEPEGPESESESEAAPSLDNLTGPPAADALTSVVVLPAGCALHLPLDDVDVLLEPEPTSVLQVSLGDHILMLVPEALLGWGVEGPWGQGLQRAAFLSAPGEYMALEPGFFCAAVPEIARQEEVNREEADAELLPPGMEAEAGSVAELRSITARVSGPSAQGFVPEPCPWAPNPSPEKGSPHHDDNLDMHLLEPFPDSPLQPLPPSPIPGPHERPQRPYGPKRKAQRCLFPE from the coding sequence ATGGGCAGCCGGTCCCGCAGCCCCAGTGCCTACCCTGCGGACTGGTGGGGACCGCAGACCGAAGGACCCGGCCCCGCCAAGCGCCGCCGAACGGAGGAGCCCGAGGGCCCCGAGTCCGAGTCCGAGTCCGAGGCGGCGCCCAGCCTGGACAACCTGACGGGACCTCCGGCCGCGGACGCGCTCACTTCCGTAGTGGTCCTGCCCGCCGGCtgtgccctgcacctgcccctagATGACGTCGACGTGCTGCTGGAGCCCGAGCCCACGTCCGTGCTGCAAGTGTCTCTCGGAGATCACATCCTCATGCTGGTCCCCgaggccctcctgggctggggcgtGGAAGGCCCGTGGGGACAGGGCCTGCAACGGGCCGCTTTCCTGAGCGCTCCAGGGGAGTACATGGCCCTGGAGCCGGGATTCTTCTGcgcagctgtcccagagatcgCCCGCCAAGAAGAGGTCAACAGGGAGGAAGCAGATGCCGAGCTCCTGCCGCCtgggatggaggctgaagccGGCTCCGTCGCTGAGCTCCGCAGCATCACCGCAAGGGTGTCGGGACCCAGCGCGCAGGGCTTTGTCCCAGAGCCCTGTCCTTGGGCGCCCAATCCTAGTCCAGAGAAAGGCTCTCCTCACCACGACGACAACCTGGACATGCACCTTCTGGAGCCCTTTCCGGACTCACCACTCCAACCTCTACCTCCCTCTCCTATTCCGGGTCCTCACGAGCGCCCCCAACGCCCTTATGGTCCTAAGCGCAAGGCCCAGAGATGTCTGTTCCCCGAATGA